A segment of the Labrus mixtus chromosome 15, fLabMix1.1, whole genome shotgun sequence genome:
GGACTTCCAGTTTGACTGATAATGAGGCTAAGCGTGCTGTCATGCATGGTCCTGTGTTGTACTGTGaactacagtaaaaaaaaaagcacttccAGCATGCAGGCTTCTCCCTTGTTTCTCGTACTTTACCTGTGAGTGCCTCAGAGCATGCGCTGTCGTTTAATACTCTTTCTCTtacagaaaaacatatttatcatTCTCGAAACCATGCAGCGAATAATTGACCAATTATTCAGTAAAAGGAAGTGCAGATTCTGCATAATATCAGCCTcctaaaaatgaagcaaattgACGGTGCAGAAAAAGCGATCTGTTTGTAGGAGTGCGTGGCAGGCCTTTGTAACTTGTGATTTAGTATCCAGAGTAATTACCCAGGTGTTGTCTTCCGCGGTTAAGTTCAACACCACGGCCAAAAAAAGTTACTTCCTGCGGTGCAACACGAAAGAAGACGGAAAGCGATTATGCGAGGCAGTGTGGTGAGCAGCGATGATGTATGATGCAAACAAATCTACCTCTGGCTCTCAGACAGCAGCACATGGGCGACTGCTATCCTGATGCGATTAATCTCCATAATCTTTTGCAAGATTCAAGAAGATTGCTAATACAGAAAGAACCTGTTTACACACAGGTGCTGTTTGCAATGTTGATTACTGCCGttgattttactttgaaaagtgtCATCAAAGTTTGCAGTGTGAGATGAATTAGTTATTTTCCTCACGATAAGCTAGACGGCTTCAATCTTGATGTGAGTCAGATTAATTAAGAATCGCAAGAAATGCCTGATGGTGAGAAGGCATGCAGGGAGAAATGATGAAGATAATCCCTGctcatacagatacacacatatacttactattaacacacacacacacacacacacacacacacacacacacacatcattctTCCCTAAAAGTGGTGGACAAAGAGATGTTTTCCAAGTCAATCTCCCGGGCTCATCCTTTGATGAAAGTCCGACCTCTTTCATTGATCTCTCTGTTATCTCAAATTGGTAGGACCTCTAGTCCAATAATGACTGACGGATGAAAAGTTCCTTTCATTTTTTCGGCTGCACACTTTCCCTACCAccagaaaaatgtaaagacagaGCAATATGATcttgaagttgaagttgaacaacaagcctgcttgtgtgtgtgtgtgtgtgttttcctccgGAGTCAGTACTACCTCTCATTAGGTCCATCATTATGCTAATAAATCCAATTATCTCTCAGCTGTTGCATGCACGCATCCATGGAAAATGAAATTTTACACTCCGCTGCAACCCACGTGgaagtttttattgttttacaaaattgaatcaaattagatttgatttgggtttttattttttttttttttttttacacactgatgaACAGAAGGAGAGCGTTCAATGTCAAGGTGAAAGTAGATCCAAAAGAAACTGCagacatcacacacaaaaaaaggcatGTTTTCAAGAAAATATTAACTCCTGTTATTAGATAAACATGAGTCATCACTGATGAAGCTGTTAAGTTTTTAAAAGtcagaacatttaaatatttaagataCCTCAAGAACATTTTGATCGTTGCGTTGGCAGCCAATAATTCATTATAACCAATTCTAGCCTCATTTCTTGCTCCTAATTTCTTAAAAAATatgatgtttatctggacttgttgGTGAATGAAGCTTATAATAAGTGTAAAGTAGACAAACACACTTgttaagattcaagatttttgcAGCTTTGACATGTTTAGGTGTCCAGTTAGTTTCACGAGAAGTCATTTCAGACTTTGCCTGTCGAGCTCATCTGttggaaaacaaacatgaaagatTCATTTTCATACAGGAATTGGTCTCACAATGCAAAGCTAGTTCTGCAGGGACTGAGACAAAACTTGATCAAGTCGGGAGTTGGTGGCTAGGGTTTAAAAAAGCCTGTTCACTTCTAATCCCAGTACAACCCGACAGAGCTGGAGCTGTTTTGATGGAGGGAAGAGGGACAAATTGCTGTGCCAAGACGTGCTGCATTTGCTGCCAAATGTGCATCTACTAAATGTTGCCTTTGACTGGCGTATAACTGAGCAAgccagtattttttatttattttaaatgtaaaaaataatttagatcGCTTTGTGGTGATTTGTTTCCACTCTCACAGAAAGGGTTTCATTCTTTTGATTTGCACGCAATAAATCTGCTttgatttacagtaaaaaaaacacaggctgGATGAAAAAGTTCTTCTGGACTCATGTAGCTGCAGCACTTCTGTCTCTTTGTAGGGAGTATTTGCGAAAGCTTGTTCATCTAACAAACCCACAAAAAAGGCAACAGGCAACGGAGCGCGCGCGTGTGTATGAGAGGAATAACAATCAAGCTGTCATTACCTTGAGGCCAGTTGTACTGGTAATTGTGAGAGGATGACAACAGGTTGGCTGGCAATAGGGCTCATCTTCCTCTGGCTAGTTTAGCACCTGCCTGCTGGCCACTTGCCTAATTTTTGTCTGACAGGCTCAGCAGGAATGATTGATGCCCGGAGGCCtctgatgctgtgtgtgtgtgtgtgtgtgtgtatgtgtgtgtgttaaagtgccAAACTGCTCTATCTGAACACCACTATTCATATTGAAAGTCATTTAAAGCCACACCTGTCATTGCACACACAAGTTCTCCTTTGTAGGCTTAGCCccggacacacacactctggagATAAGCAGGTACTGTCTGGTGCTGATAATATTTTTGGAAATGTGAATAACTTCTGGAGGATTTTTCCGAGCCAATGTAGGTTACAAAAGATCTGCGGGTCCACTTTGTGTTCGGCTGATGCTGCACAATGCCCGTGGCCGACAATGAGTTTATCATAAGGGGAACGTCCTGCTGGCAGTGTCTCCTGGCTGTGTGGCTGACGGGAAGCTCCTTGTTAACATTGTTTAAGAAATACTGGCCAATTACCAgggtgttgttttgttgtgaaagACTTAATTCCCATGACCCCCCTTCCCCCGCCGATAGAGTCCAGTCAGACTTCACTTCACACATATCATAAGACCACCACTCAAGCTTTCCTCTATTGTTCAGCATCGATAATCTCCGTCTTTGCCTTGTGTATGATGACCTGAATGCAGTGTGGTATACTGAACCCCTTATCCTCTTTCTTATGCATCACACATAtccatgcgcgcacacacacacacacacacacgcgcgggCTCCTTTAGCTCCAAAGAATTTTAAACCTCCCAATGTCCTGATACTATTGCATTTTTCATTGGTATTTTAAGCAAAGAGTTGTGAGGTCTTAGAAGTCAGCTGGCATTAATTCCTCTGAGGCGGAGAGATTCAACTTCTGCCTGGAAAGAGGCTTAAAAAGAAAGTTCTCCTGCTTTCCAAATGACTAAATTGCTCCTTTCTCACATAGATTTTCATATTCCTCAGTGGACAGGGGAACAATAGATTATTGATCGTGAATGGAGTTTGCGCTGTTTAACGCCCCAATAATTTCACGATGTTAAATATCTTATTAAGGCGTGTGTCCTTTTTTTAGAATATAAagatttttaaatagttttgatTCAGCCGAGAAGTTTGATCAGTTGTTTCATTGTTCTCCACGGTCGAGGGCTCTCAAGTGTCAGGGGTGCAGgtgtataaataaaacatcaaggaaggaagaaaacacaagaaaacggAGGTCATTAATTCttctttgtggaaaaaaacatgaaatttaatgtattttttttcttctaccaTGAGATATAGATGGAGACATGAGTGACTGAATATCACACAAAAGACAGATTTCTTTTGTATTCAATGGGACAAGAAGGCTTAAATTAATGGAAATATTCGTAATGTGCTGTACAGTCGGGGTTGTGTCCAACACATTCTCATCCCAGGTTGTCGGATACAGACACTTTGTCACACTGCTTTGGCATCTAATTCTGACCACAGACTGTTTAAAACATTGACGGTgtgtcagtgacatcacccttTGGTTTCTAAAGCGatcttttgaagcccatcaatGTTGGTggccttaaagtctttatatgcgatttttcacacttaaatgtagcagaaatcaagtatatcctctgaaaataactctgtgagtcatgactgtctacaatgggtgtaacacccgagtcccactgtctgtgatgttttcagagttttcagagtcctatcttcactttgtttacatcgccaggacggccggctgactcctcccctcacgtataaaagttgtttaattgagggactagagaaaagaagaataacatactgtactcactgcttaactgtgtttctagatcacgctcatttcaggtaaatttacatgcagtgtgaagatacgagcataataaagatcactagcgttagcatgctaacacaacaatgcaccacgagttgttttggtttcaatgctggtgctcaagggcgacatctgctggatcaaaaaaatcgcatataaagcctttaatgaaaaCGTGCTGTCTCTACCTAACTTTAGGTCAACCTAGTAACAGGTAAAGCGGTGCAGCTAAGGTGGGCCTTGAGCCTCCTGATGAACAGATAAGTGAGGTTAATCACACCCCTTTTTATGCGTAAATCTTATCCATCAATTAAAACGGATGAgctatacatttatttttagactAAAATCGTTAAAAACGGTCATAAACACGCTTATTACTTCTGTAAAAATTTACACTTTTAAAGGGGTTGCTAATGGGACTTCGGAGgttttttgcagccagcctcaagtggacacttcaggaactgcagttttttgcacttcaacaTTGGCTTCGTTTTCTAACACtgaaggttgctgcttgatttaGACTCACAAGGTTGAGTCTTTTATGTGTCCTACAGATGTTGAGACTGCTTTGAAGTCATGTTCATTTGGTAAGGTTTACGCACACAAAAAACTTCAAAAGTTAACGATTATGGAAAACAAGGACGCTAATTAGCCTAGCGGTTGTGGCACACACCATGTAAAGAGGCTATACTCCTTGAAccgggcagcctgggtttgaCTGTGATCCTCGGTGCTTTGCCCCACGCTCTCGTCCCAGATTCCTTCTCTATTCACTGTGTTTCTCTACAGGCATGAAAGCCAAGCCACAaatataatctttaaaaaacatgtttcaggaAACATATAGGggtaggtttaaaaaaaacaacaactttactTTTGGCTAGGTTTAAGCACAAAAACATGACGAGGTTTCAGAAAAGTTTTTGGGGAAATTTAgtatttaaaagaatgtatgcTACTTTTAGTTAGGTGTAGGCACTAAATATCAAATGGTTTTTGTGCTGTGAACCTGACAGTGGAATACATCACGGGATGGTTTCAGTCATTAATGCATagtttatttttggtttcaaaCCCCCGTCCCAGTGGGTCCTAAAGTCCTCTCTCTGTTTGGGCCATCCATCCCCTACAACAGTCATCCTAATTGGATCCTCCCCACTGTTACACTAAGTCACAAAACATAGGTTTCTCTTGTCATCTAATTTTGCCACAGGAGGGTTTAAGGTGCTTAAACTTGATCCCGTCGAGTGCAATGCTGACTCTGAAGGGTAACTTGAGCATTTGTATGAGACGCCAAAGAACTGCGACAAAGTGTTATATCGAAGGCGCTGGGACTGAGGACGAGTTGTTGCTGCACGAGGCGCTGAAGTCTATCTTTGCATTAAATGAACTTCTCCATCTGATTCACATTTATTCTAGCCAGTTTGGAGAACCAgcggttggtgtgtgtgtttctgtgggaCGACGTTTGAATGAAACCAAACTTTTGGTAGAGGGAAACGGCGGCCGTCTGCGGGGAGCTGACGTCCACGACGAGACGGGAGAAGCCCCGGTCTTTGCAGAAATCCAGAGCCTTCCCCGTCAGCCGCGAACCCAGGTTTTTGCGTCGCCACGGATACACGACGACCATGTGCGACATCTCGGCGTAGCTCCCGTCGCCGGCGTCTTGGCCGGACTCCGCTCCCCCTCCCGAGACGCTCCCGTTGCAGTCGTCGAACCTCTCGCCGTCCTCCGCTCCCCTCTTCCCCGTCACCGCCACCATCCCCACCACCTTGGACTGGCCTTTGACGTCCGCCTCGGCCACCCACAGACCGTTATCGGGGTTCTCCAGGTAGTGCGCCTGAATGACGGCCATGTCTGAGCTCAGCCTCCTCGCCACGTAGCCGTCGTAGATCTCATGGCAGCAGTAGTAAATGAGGCCGGCCCACGCGCTGCCGAAGAGAAGCGCCTGGAAGTAGGAGCTGCCGCCCAGCACGTAGCCGGCCATGGAGATGCTCAGAGCGATGCCGATGTGGTCCGGGTGGCTCATGGCCTTGAAGAAAGCCGGGTAAACGTGTTCGAGGATGCCGTCGCGAAAGAGGGAGCGGATCACGTGTTCGTCCGAGGGTTGAAACTCCCTGATGGAGAACTCGACTGTGtggaagaggaaacaaagagggcgggagggggagagagggggagctcAGTGAGACTAA
Coding sequences within it:
- the LOC132990065 gene encoding probable N-acetyltransferase camello — encoded protein: MAQKNNFEFSIREFQPSDEHVIRSLFRDGILEHVYPAFFKAMSHPDHIGIALSISMAGYVLGGSSYFQALLFGSAWAGLIYYCCHEIYDGYVARRLSSDMAVIQAHYLENPDNGLWVAEADVKGQSKVVGMVAVTGKRGAEDGERFDDCNGSVSGGGAESGQDAGDGSYAEMSHMVVVYPWRRKNLGSRLTGKALDFCKDRGFSRLVVDVSSPQTAAVSLYQKFGFIQTSSHRNTHTNRWFSKLARINVNQMEKFI